Proteins from one Bradyrhizobium amphicarpaeae genomic window:
- a CDS encoding TIGR02186 family protein has product MMRALLIFCVILLLGSAARAERLIVSVSNHRVTVTPNYSGEELVLFGSVEKDATTPADRTAYDLVVTVMGPRADMVTRRKERTFGIWINTDYRQFLQVPSYLALFANRSFDAITSPEIARRQQIGLNNVLLTQRVSGDFADVVPNDAFRSAFIRLRTQRGLYREDPSAVTFLTPTLFRTGIPLPAEVPIGTYEVEIRLFANGAFIGKTETAFEIVKVGFEQFVATTARQNGLIYGLVTAAMALMTGWMASIVFRKD; this is encoded by the coding sequence ATGATGCGCGCGCTTCTCATTTTCTGTGTCATCCTGCTGCTCGGCTCCGCCGCGCGCGCCGAGCGGCTGATCGTGTCAGTCTCCAACCACCGCGTCACGGTGACCCCAAACTATTCCGGCGAGGAGCTGGTGCTGTTCGGCTCGGTCGAGAAAGACGCGACGACGCCCGCCGATCGCACCGCCTACGATCTCGTCGTCACCGTGATGGGTCCGCGCGCCGACATGGTGACGCGGCGCAAGGAACGCACCTTCGGCATCTGGATCAACACCGACTACCGGCAGTTCCTGCAGGTGCCGAGCTATCTGGCGCTGTTCGCCAACCGCTCCTTCGACGCGATCACCTCGCCCGAGATCGCGCGGCGCCAGCAGATCGGGCTGAACAACGTGCTGCTGACGCAGCGGGTCAGCGGCGACTTTGCCGACGTGGTGCCGAATGACGCGTTCCGCTCGGCCTTCATTCGCCTGCGCACCCAGCGCGGGCTCTATCGCGAAGATCCGAGCGCCGTGACGTTCCTGACGCCGACGCTGTTCCGCACCGGCATTCCGCTGCCGGCGGAGGTGCCGATCGGCACCTACGAGGTCGAGATCAGGCTGTTTGCGAACGGCGCGTTCATCGGCAAGACCGAGACCGCGTTCGAGATCGTCAAGGTCGGCTTCGAGCAGTTCGTCGCCACCACAGCGCGGCAGAACGGGCTGATCTACGGCCTCGTCACCGCCGCGATGGCACTGATGACGGGATGGATGGCGTCGATCGTGTTCAGGAAGGATTGA
- a CDS encoding BrnA antitoxin family protein: MLDIEFDLKKDASNLDKHGIRLARAREFSPVKILQDDRKNYGETRYRGFGFIGKGAFVLAFTVTELRTGARGSGRSAFAPPPKRRLSNMVSRKKVVDDPENPEWTAADFARAKNPEEVLSPDVLSVFGRKRGPQRAPKKVPVSIRLSPEVVGFFRKKGRGWQSEIDTTLKKIVLRSDKRTHKDPVPAGKRKAITPKRAAGR, from the coding sequence ATGCTTGATATCGAGTTTGACCTGAAAAAGGACGCGTCCAATCTCGACAAGCACGGGATTAGGCTCGCGCGAGCCCGCGAGTTCAGTCCGGTCAAGATCCTGCAGGACGACCGCAAGAACTACGGCGAGACCCGATATCGCGGCTTTGGATTCATCGGCAAGGGTGCCTTTGTCCTCGCATTCACCGTCACGGAGCTGAGGACGGGTGCAAGAGGGTCCGGGCGATCAGCCTTCGCCCCGCCACCGAAAAGGAGATTGAGCAATATGGTCTCACGAAAAAAGGTCGTTGATGATCCGGAGAACCCGGAGTGGACCGCAGCGGATTTTGCTCGGGCGAAGAACCCGGAAGAGGTGCTGTCGCCAGATGTTTTGTCGGTATTTGGACGAAAGCGAGGGCCTCAGAGAGCGCCTAAGAAAGTTCCGGTATCGATCCGCTTGAGCCCTGAGGTTGTTGGCTTCTTTAGGAAGAAGGGCCGTGGCTGGCAGTCGGAGATCGACACGACCCTCAAAAAGATCGTTCTTCGAAGCGACAAGCGCACCCATAAGGACCCGGTCCCAGCTGGAAAGCGGAAAGCCATCACGCCCAAGCGCGCGGCGGGGCGCTGA
- a CDS encoding tetratricopeptide repeat protein — MNSRVSWSVDGIDPSVRERAEAAARRAGMSLNDWLNSTLGETAPPNFREPYDQRPQAPPAPSQESREVADIHQRLDAITQQIERISKPAQRRDSSRQDSSRQDPSRPDVAREQGVARQLNDAISRLDARLSQISRPPQPQPQQPPAPRPAPADARQRQADAVERAAAQVYRNAPPLSPASFDVAVAEITARQSELDGFTPRQMPPRAAPSIAPNAAPWAAPVAPPMAPPAPAYAPPPPQPGPDFSALERHLLKITSQIESLQRPDNTEQAIDAFRSELAEIRNAITEAMPRRAIESIENEIRSLHRRIDETRSNGTDGQVLSGIEHALSDIKQVLRTLTPAEQLTGYDEAIRNLGAKLDLILRANDDPSTVHQLESAIAALRGIVSNVASNEALARLSEDVQMLSSKVDQVTRASGQGDSFAVLEQRIAALTAALETRERPQATESTEHLESAIRALSDRFDRMQVGNDSASTFAHLEQRVSYLLERIEAAADPRNGNLSRVEDGLHDILRHLERQQATYSALAESRSSAAPADSGMVDLVKRELSDIRFSQAETTRSTQDSLDAVHSALGHVVDRLSMIEGDLRAVRTAPPAPAVQPMPMAAPMEPAPPMAREPRPQAQQPKYDPKPELPNPAAQQHGQSAFSQGAFSAAPREFHAAAPAAPPPVPSAPPVPPRAISEILEPHTVPARAALAPELPPDHPLEPGTRPGGRVATPSERIAASESAISDIPAAAKEPVSSSSFIAAARRAAQAAAAQPEKPARGAKGSAKAGADRAKDKGKDGGSTITSKIRSLLVGASVVVIVLGTFKMAMNLLEGSPPPAPQAMDNTLSQPAPQAPPPPVIENKPATPEQVTPSMTSPTPIGRQSQNNAAPAPGSSASVEIPPAPAAAVPPPAASSDVTGALSGTSRAKLGMIQVPSSEKLPDGIGGPLLRTAAMKGDATAAYEIGLRFAEGKGVATNYDEAAKWYDRAAQAGVVPATFRLGTLYEKGLGVKKDADVARRYYTQAAERGNAKAMHNLAVLDADGGGRGANYKSAAQWFRKAADRGVADSQFNLGILYARGIGVEQNLAESYKWFSLAAAQGDTDASGKRDDVAKRLDPQSLAAAKLAIQTFSAEPQPDDAVNVAAPNGGWDSAPQASAKPAPKAVASKKSASAAH, encoded by the coding sequence ATGAATTCGCGCGTATCGTGGAGTGTTGACGGCATCGATCCATCCGTCAGGGAGCGGGCCGAAGCTGCTGCGCGTCGTGCCGGCATGTCACTCAACGATTGGCTGAACTCCACCCTCGGCGAGACTGCTCCCCCGAACTTTCGCGAACCTTACGACCAGCGGCCGCAAGCTCCGCCCGCTCCGAGCCAGGAAAGCCGCGAAGTCGCCGACATCCACCAGCGGCTCGACGCGATCACCCAGCAGATCGAACGGATCTCCAAGCCCGCGCAGCGCCGGGATTCGTCACGACAGGATTCATCGCGGCAGGACCCTTCGCGGCCAGACGTCGCGCGCGAGCAGGGCGTTGCGCGCCAGCTCAACGATGCGATCTCGCGGCTCGATGCGCGGCTGTCGCAAATCTCCAGGCCGCCGCAGCCTCAACCGCAGCAGCCTCCGGCTCCGCGCCCCGCGCCGGCCGACGCGCGCCAGCGCCAGGCCGATGCGGTCGAGCGCGCGGCAGCGCAGGTCTATCGCAACGCCCCGCCCCTGAGCCCCGCGTCGTTCGACGTCGCCGTCGCCGAGATCACCGCGCGGCAAAGCGAGCTCGACGGCTTTACGCCGCGGCAAATGCCGCCGCGTGCCGCGCCCTCGATCGCGCCCAACGCCGCTCCCTGGGCCGCCCCTGTCGCACCTCCGATGGCGCCGCCCGCGCCAGCCTATGCTCCGCCGCCACCGCAGCCGGGGCCGGATTTTTCCGCGCTCGAGCGCCATCTGCTCAAGATCACGAGCCAGATCGAGTCGCTGCAGCGCCCCGACAATACCGAGCAGGCGATCGATGCGTTCCGCAGCGAGCTTGCCGAGATCCGCAATGCCATCACCGAGGCGATGCCGCGGCGCGCGATCGAGTCGATCGAGAACGAGATCCGCTCGCTGCACCGACGGATCGACGAGACGCGTTCCAACGGCACCGACGGCCAGGTGCTGTCGGGTATCGAGCACGCGCTGTCCGACATCAAGCAGGTGCTGCGCACGCTGACGCCGGCGGAGCAGCTCACCGGCTATGACGAGGCGATCCGCAATCTCGGCGCCAAGCTCGACCTGATCCTGCGCGCCAATGACGATCCCTCGACGGTGCATCAGCTCGAAAGCGCGATCGCAGCGCTGCGCGGCATCGTCTCCAACGTCGCCTCCAACGAAGCGCTCGCACGCCTGTCCGAAGACGTGCAGATGCTGTCGTCCAAGGTCGACCAGGTCACCCGCGCCTCCGGCCAGGGCGACAGCTTTGCGGTGTTGGAGCAGCGCATCGCGGCGCTCACCGCGGCGCTGGAAACGCGCGAGCGGCCGCAGGCCACCGAGAGCACCGAGCACCTGGAATCCGCCATCCGCGCGCTGTCGGACCGCTTCGACCGCATGCAGGTCGGCAACGATTCGGCCTCGACCTTTGCCCATCTCGAACAGCGCGTCTCGTATCTGCTGGAGCGGATCGAAGCCGCCGCCGATCCGCGCAACGGCAATTTGAGCCGCGTCGAGGACGGGCTGCACGACATCCTCAGGCACCTCGAGCGGCAGCAGGCGACCTATTCCGCGCTGGCCGAGAGCCGCAGTTCCGCGGCCCCGGCCGATTCCGGAATGGTCGATCTGGTCAAGCGCGAACTGTCCGACATCCGCTTCAGCCAGGCCGAGACCACCCGCAGCACCCAGGACTCGCTCGACGCCGTCCACAGTGCGCTCGGCCATGTCGTCGACCGCCTTTCCATGATCGAGGGCGATCTGCGCGCGGTGCGCACCGCGCCGCCGGCCCCTGCAGTGCAGCCGATGCCGATGGCCGCTCCCATGGAGCCCGCGCCGCCGATGGCGCGTGAGCCGCGGCCGCAGGCCCAGCAGCCGAAATACGATCCGAAGCCCGAGCTGCCGAACCCCGCCGCGCAGCAACACGGCCAAAGCGCCTTCTCACAAGGCGCCTTCTCCGCCGCGCCGCGTGAATTCCATGCCGCGGCCCCCGCCGCGCCGCCGCCGGTGCCATCGGCACCACCGGTCCCGCCGCGCGCGATCAGCGAGATCCTCGAGCCGCACACGGTGCCCGCGCGCGCCGCGCTCGCGCCGGAATTGCCGCCGGATCATCCGCTCGAGCCGGGCACACGGCCCGGTGGGCGCGTTGCCACGCCGTCGGAACGCATCGCCGCCTCCGAGAGCGCGATCAGCGACATTCCCGCCGCCGCGAAGGAGCCGGTGTCGTCGTCGAGCTTCATCGCAGCCGCCCGCCGTGCCGCTCAGGCCGCCGCCGCGCAGCCGGAAAAGCCGGCCCGCGGTGCCAAGGGCAGTGCGAAGGCCGGCGCCGATCGCGCCAAGGACAAGGGCAAGGACGGCGGCTCGACCATCACTTCGAAGATCCGCTCGCTGCTGGTCGGCGCGAGCGTGGTCGTGATCGTGCTCGGCACCTTCAAGATGGCGATGAACCTGCTGGAGGGCAGCCCGCCGCCGGCGCCGCAGGCCATGGACAATACGCTGAGCCAGCCCGCGCCGCAGGCTCCGCCGCCGCCGGTGATCGAGAACAAGCCCGCCACGCCCGAGCAGGTCACGCCCTCGATGACCTCGCCGACGCCGATCGGCCGGCAATCCCAGAACAACGCCGCTCCGGCCCCGGGCAGCTCGGCCTCGGTTGAAATTCCGCCCGCGCCCGCCGCAGCCGTGCCGCCGCCTGCCGCGAGCAGCGACGTCACCGGCGCGCTGTCGGGCACGAGCCGCGCCAAGCTCGGCATGATCCAGGTGCCGTCGAGCGAAAAGCTGCCCGACGGCATCGGCGGCCCGCTGCTGCGCACCGCCGCGATGAAGGGCGATGCGACCGCGGCCTACGAGATCGGCCTGCGCTTTGCCGAAGGCAAGGGTGTTGCCACGAATTACGACGAAGCGGCCAAATGGTACGACCGCGCGGCGCAGGCCGGCGTGGTGCCGGCGACCTTCCGCCTCGGCACGCTCTACGAGAAGGGCCTCGGCGTGAAGAAGGACGCCGACGTCGCCCGCCGCTACTACACCCAGGCCGCCGAGCGCGGCAACGCCAAGGCGATGCACAATCTTGCGGTACTCGACGCCGATGGCGGCGGGCGCGGCGCCAACTACAAGAGCGCGGCACAGTGGTTCCGCAAGGCCGCCGATCGCGGCGTCGCCGACAGCCAGTTCAACCTCGGCATCCTCTATGCCCGCGGCATCGGCGTGGAGCAGAACCTCGCCGAATCCTACAAATGGTTCAGCCTGGCCGCCGCGCAGGGCGATACTGACGCGTCCGGCAAGCGCGACGACGTCGCCAAGCGCCTCGACCCGCAATCGCTCGCCGCGGCCAAGCTTGCGATCCAGACCTTCAGCGCCGAGCCGCAGCCCGACGACGCCGTCAACGTTGCGGCCCCGAACGGCGGCTGGGACAGCGCGCCGCAGGCAAGCGCCAAGCCGGCACCGAAGGCGGTTGCAAGCAAGAAGTCGGCCTCGGCGGCGCATTAA
- a CDS encoding PadR family transcriptional regulator, which produces MALGDAILACLTERPMTGYELAKTFDSSIGFFWKADHQQIYRELSKLRDRGHIQGREVVQTGKPNKLVYTLTPEGRTALRHWAARPSTPASTKDDLLVRLHALDSIDIEPLRTDLMARLEHHRDRHANYERILKKRFPEGTAEGRLDLGNLLLLRLGARHEQMVADFCEETLDALSAMTGRGTVVPLEDGKREGKG; this is translated from the coding sequence ATGGCACTGGGCGACGCAATCCTCGCATGCCTGACGGAACGCCCGATGACGGGCTACGAGCTCGCCAAGACATTCGACTCCTCGATCGGCTTCTTCTGGAAGGCCGACCACCAGCAGATCTACCGCGAACTCTCCAAGCTGCGCGACCGCGGCCACATCCAGGGCCGCGAGGTCGTGCAAACAGGCAAGCCCAACAAGCTGGTTTATACGCTCACTCCGGAGGGTCGAACAGCGCTGCGGCACTGGGCCGCGCGGCCAAGCACGCCGGCCTCGACCAAGGACGACCTGCTGGTCCGCCTCCATGCGCTCGACAGCATCGACATCGAGCCATTGCGCACCGATCTGATGGCCCGCCTGGAACACCACCGCGACCGCCACGCCAATTACGAGCGCATCCTGAAGAAGCGCTTCCCTGAGGGCACCGCCGAGGGACGGCTCGACCTCGGAAACCTGCTCCTGCTCCGCTTGGGCGCCCGGCATGAGCAGATGGTGGCCGACTTCTGCGAAGAGACGCTCGATGCGCTGTCGGCGATGACCGGCAGGGGCACGGTGGTGCCGTTGGAAGACGGCAAGCGCGAGGGGAAGGGGTAG
- a CDS encoding acetyl-CoA C-acetyltransferase, protein MPEAFIYDHVRTPRGRGKADGALHEVTALALATVPLKALKDRNNLPQDSVDDVILGVVDPVGEAGSDIARFAALKAGLGEAVPGVQISRFCASGLDAVNFAAAQVMSGQHELVIGGGAESMSRVGIGASGGAWPMDPSMAVPAYFMPQGVSADLIATKYGFSRDDVDAYAVQSQQRAAKSWEEGRFDKSVVPVKDINGLTILAKDEHMRPSTTMQSLAQLQPSFTMMAQMGGFDGVAIQSHPEIERVNYVHHAGNSSGIVDGAGAVLLGSKEAASKYGLKPRAKIRAFANIGSEPAMMLTGPVDVTEKLFARSGMKKSDIDLFELNEAFASVVLRYIQAFDIDNAKINVNGGAIALGHPLGATGAMILGTVLDELERTNKSTALVTLCIGGGMGTATIIERV, encoded by the coding sequence ATGCCTGAGGCATTCATCTACGACCACGTTCGGACCCCCCGCGGCCGCGGCAAGGCGGACGGCGCGCTGCACGAAGTCACCGCGCTCGCGCTCGCGACCGTGCCGCTTAAGGCGCTGAAGGACCGCAACAACCTGCCGCAAGACTCCGTCGACGACGTCATCCTCGGCGTGGTCGATCCGGTCGGCGAAGCCGGCTCCGACATCGCGCGCTTCGCCGCACTGAAGGCCGGTCTCGGCGAAGCCGTGCCCGGCGTGCAGATCAGCCGCTTCTGCGCCTCCGGCCTCGACGCCGTGAACTTTGCGGCCGCGCAGGTGATGAGCGGCCAGCATGAGCTGGTGATCGGCGGCGGCGCCGAATCGATGAGCCGCGTCGGCATCGGCGCCTCCGGCGGCGCCTGGCCGATGGATCCGTCGATGGCCGTGCCGGCCTATTTCATGCCGCAGGGCGTCTCGGCCGATCTGATCGCCACCAAATACGGTTTTTCGCGCGATGACGTCGATGCTTACGCGGTGCAGAGCCAGCAGCGCGCCGCGAAGTCCTGGGAGGAAGGCCGCTTCGACAAATCCGTGGTGCCGGTGAAGGACATCAACGGACTCACCATCCTCGCCAAGGACGAGCACATGCGTCCCTCGACGACGATGCAGTCGCTGGCGCAGCTGCAGCCCTCGTTCACGATGATGGCGCAGATGGGCGGCTTCGACGGCGTCGCGATCCAGTCCCATCCGGAGATCGAGCGCGTCAATTACGTGCATCATGCCGGCAATTCGTCGGGCATCGTCGATGGCGCCGGCGCCGTGCTGCTCGGCAGCAAGGAAGCCGCTAGCAAATACGGCTTGAAGCCGCGCGCAAAAATCCGCGCGTTTGCGAACATCGGCTCCGAGCCGGCGATGATGCTGACCGGTCCGGTCGACGTCACCGAAAAGCTGTTCGCGCGCTCCGGCATGAAGAAGTCGGACATCGACCTGTTCGAGCTCAACGAGGCCTTCGCCTCGGTCGTGCTGCGCTACATCCAGGCCTTCGACATCGACAATGCCAAGATCAACGTCAATGGCGGCGCCATCGCGCTCGGCCATCCGCTCGGGGCGACGGGCGCGATGATCCTCGGCACCGTGCTCGACGAGCTCGAGCGCACCAACAAATCCACCGCCCTGGTCACGCTGTGTATCGGCGGCGGCATGGGCACCGCGACCATCATCGAGCGGGTGTGA
- a CDS encoding acyl-CoA dehydrogenase C-terminal domain-containing protein: MPIYKAPVEDVNFLLNDVFQIDRYDNLAGFSDASSDVREAILGEAAKLAEEVLQPLNRVGDLEGCKRADDGSVTTPKGFKEAFKQVAEGGWLGLSAPTEFGGQGLPVTLSQAVNEFQISANMAFSMYGGLTMGATAALIVHGSPEQKQTYVPKMVAGEWTGTMNLTEPHCGTDLGMLRTKAVRQADGSFKITGTKIFISAGEHDLAPNIIHLVLARIEGAPAGIKGVSLFVVPKFLVNPDGSVGARNGVVCGSIEHKMGIHGNSTCVMNYDNATGWLIGEENKGMQGMFVMMNEARLGVAVQGLAQSEVAYQNAVAYARERIQGRSLTGAKAPDKQADPIIVHPDVRRTLLSIRSFNEAARAFVMWTALKSDVAHRSEDPKDRQAADDHMGLMTPVLKGFLTDYGFANAVQAQQMYGGHGYIAEHGMEQFVRDARIAMIYEGANGIQALDLVGRKLPRDGGRAIMAFFGEVMAFAKENGGDEALKPFITPLSTSLGHLQQATTWLMQNAMAKPDNAGAAATDYLNLFGFVALGYMWAKMAKVTNAKIAESGATPYLSTKLVTGRFFMERMLPETAANLARIQSGCATIMELPAEAF; the protein is encoded by the coding sequence ATGCCGATCTACAAAGCCCCCGTCGAAGACGTGAACTTCCTGCTCAACGACGTCTTCCAGATCGACCGCTACGACAATCTGGCCGGCTTCTCCGACGCCTCGAGCGACGTGCGCGAAGCCATTCTCGGCGAAGCCGCCAAGCTCGCCGAAGAGGTGCTGCAGCCGCTCAATCGCGTCGGCGATCTTGAAGGCTGCAAGCGCGCCGATGACGGCAGCGTCACCACACCGAAGGGTTTCAAGGAAGCGTTCAAGCAGGTCGCGGAGGGCGGCTGGCTCGGTCTGTCGGCGCCGACCGAGTTCGGCGGCCAGGGCCTGCCGGTGACGCTCTCGCAGGCCGTCAACGAATTCCAGATCTCCGCCAACATGGCGTTCTCGATGTATGGCGGCCTCACCATGGGCGCGACCGCGGCGCTGATCGTTCATGGTTCGCCCGAGCAGAAGCAGACCTACGTGCCCAAGATGGTCGCCGGCGAATGGACCGGCACCATGAACCTGACCGAGCCGCATTGCGGCACCGATCTCGGCATGCTCCGCACCAAGGCGGTGCGGCAGGCCGACGGCAGCTTCAAGATCACGGGCACCAAGATCTTCATCTCGGCCGGCGAGCATGACCTCGCCCCCAACATCATCCACCTCGTGCTCGCGCGCATCGAGGGCGCACCCGCCGGCATCAAGGGCGTGTCGCTGTTCGTGGTGCCCAAGTTCCTTGTGAATCCGGATGGCTCAGTCGGCGCCCGCAACGGCGTCGTCTGCGGCTCGATCGAGCACAAGATGGGCATCCACGGCAATTCGACCTGCGTGATGAACTACGACAACGCCACCGGCTGGCTGATCGGCGAAGAGAACAAGGGCATGCAGGGCATGTTCGTGATGATGAACGAGGCGAGGCTCGGCGTTGCCGTGCAGGGCCTCGCGCAGTCCGAGGTCGCTTATCAGAACGCGGTCGCCTATGCCCGCGAGCGCATCCAGGGCCGTTCGCTGACCGGGGCCAAGGCGCCGGACAAGCAGGCCGATCCGATCATCGTTCACCCCGACGTGCGCCGCACGCTGCTCTCGATCCGTTCCTTCAACGAAGCCGCGCGCGCCTTCGTGATGTGGACCGCGCTGAAGAGCGACGTCGCCCACCGCTCCGAGGACCCCAAAGATCGCCAGGCCGCCGACGATCACATGGGCCTGATGACGCCGGTGCTGAAGGGCTTCCTCACCGATTACGGCTTCGCCAACGCGGTGCAGGCGCAGCAGATGTATGGCGGCCACGGCTACATCGCCGAGCACGGCATGGAGCAGTTCGTGCGCGATGCGCGCATCGCCATGATCTATGAAGGCGCCAACGGCATCCAGGCGCTCGATCTGGTCGGCCGCAAGCTGCCGCGCGACGGCGGCCGCGCCATCATGGCCTTCTTCGGCGAAGTCATGGCCTTCGCCAAGGAGAACGGCGGCGACGAGGCGCTGAAGCCGTTCATCACGCCGCTGTCGACCTCGCTCGGCCATCTCCAGCAGGCCACGACCTGGCTGATGCAGAACGCGATGGCGAAGCCCGACAATGCCGGCGCCGCCGCAACCGATTACCTGAATCTCTTCGGCTTCGTCGCGCTCGGCTACATGTGGGCCAAGATGGCCAAGGTGACGAATGCCAAGATTGCCGAGAGCGGGGCGACGCCCTATCTCTCGACCAAGCTCGTCACCGGCCGTTTCTTCATGGAGCGGATGCTGCCGGAGACCGCCGCCAATCTCGCCCGCATCCAGTCCGGCTGCGCCACCATCATGGAATTGCCGGCGGAAGCGTTCTGA
- a CDS encoding nuclear transport factor 2 family protein: MTGLDSWYAYMKSHDRAALWDLLHPDAVFESPVVHSPQRGRDITFKYLSSAEQVLGGPGFTYVGEWRSDNGAVLEFKNVIDGIEINGVDIISFDAEGHITHFKVMVRPLKAINMLHRLMAEQLAAAQS; this comes from the coding sequence ATGACCGGTCTCGACTCCTGGTACGCCTACATGAAGTCTCACGACCGCGCCGCGCTGTGGGACCTGCTGCACCCCGATGCCGTCTTCGAAAGCCCTGTCGTGCATTCGCCGCAGCGCGGACGCGACATCACCTTCAAATACCTCTCCAGCGCCGAGCAAGTGCTCGGCGGTCCCGGCTTCACCTATGTCGGTGAATGGCGCAGCGACAACGGCGCCGTGCTCGAATTCAAGAATGTCATCGACGGTATCGAGATCAACGGCGTCGACATCATCAGCTTCGATGCCGAGGGACACATCACCCATTTCAAGGTGATGGTGCGTCCGCTCAAGGCGATCAACATGCTGCACCGCCTGATGGCGGAGCAGCTTGCCGCCGCCCAATCATAA
- a CDS encoding sulfite exporter TauE/SafE family protein, translating to MQLYLPIADLPVNVFLVLAMGAAVGFVSGMFGIGGGFLMTPLLIFIGITPAVAVASVASHIAASSFSGALSYWRRRAIDPALAGVLLSGGVTGTALGVWTFTQLRALGQLDLMIALSYVVLLTTVGSLMFSEGLRALMRTRRGALPPRRTHNWIHGLPLKMRFKRSKIYLSVIPVVIVGIMIGFIGAIMGIGGGFILVPIMIYLLRVPTSTVIGTSMVLTLVTMLFATMLHAVTNHLVDAVLALILMVGGVTGAQFGVRAGQKIRGEQLRLLLGLLILSVGIRFAVELVIQPSDLFTIRELGASG from the coding sequence ATGCAGCTCTACCTCCCCATTGCCGATCTTCCGGTCAACGTCTTCCTGGTGCTGGCGATGGGCGCCGCGGTCGGCTTCGTCTCGGGCATGTTCGGAATCGGCGGCGGCTTCCTGATGACGCCGCTGCTGATCTTCATCGGCATCACGCCGGCGGTGGCGGTCGCCTCGGTTGCGAGCCACATCGCGGCTTCCTCGTTTTCCGGCGCGCTGTCCTACTGGCGGCGGCGCGCGATCGATCCGGCGCTGGCGGGCGTGTTGCTCTCCGGCGGCGTGACCGGCACGGCGCTGGGGGTGTGGACCTTCACGCAGCTGCGCGCGCTCGGCCAGCTCGACCTGATGATCGCGCTCTCCTACGTCGTGCTGCTCACCACCGTCGGCAGCCTGATGTTTTCGGAAGGACTGCGCGCCCTGATGCGGACCCGGCGCGGCGCGCTGCCGCCGCGACGCACCCACAACTGGATCCACGGCCTGCCGCTGAAGATGCGGTTCAAGCGCTCCAAGATCTATCTCTCGGTCATCCCGGTGGTGATCGTCGGCATCATGATCGGCTTCATCGGCGCCATCATGGGTATCGGCGGCGGCTTCATCCTGGTGCCGATCATGATTTATCTCCTGCGGGTGCCGACCTCGACGGTGATCGGAACCTCGATGGTGCTGACGCTGGTCACGATGCTGTTCGCGACCATGCTGCACGCGGTGACCAATCATCTCGTCGATGCCGTGCTGGCGCTGATCCTGATGGTCGGCGGCGTCACCGGCGCGCAGTTCGGCGTCCGTGCCGGACAGAAGATTCGCGGCGAGCAACTGCGGCTGCTGCTCGGACTTCTGATCCTCTCGGTCGGGATCCGCTTCGCGGTCGAACTGGTGATCCAACCCTCGGATCTCTTCACTATCCGCGAGTTGGGGGCGAGCGGATGA